A stretch of the Aegilops tauschii subsp. strangulata cultivar AL8/78 chromosome 4, Aet v6.0, whole genome shotgun sequence genome encodes the following:
- the LOC109738552 gene encoding uncharacterized protein yields MGSDGKLGSGSAAVCCMCGDHGLLPELFRCDACSVRSQHTYCTDWYPKAEAYGTCNWCLRAGQGSGDGGGAVPSPVISTFKVPGRPVPAADRMDVPVCSGGSRSMPGKVAARGDFTAELNKPIKKQQQRRRLLLQRSASDLSSGVRANRGAGPPSPGVARGRPRVRRYKLLEEVISS; encoded by the exons ATGGGGAGCGACGGCAAGTTGGGTTCGGGCTCCGCCGCCGTCTGCTGCATGTGCGGCGACCATGGCCTGCTGCCGGAGCTGTTCCGCTGCGACGCCTGCTCCGTCCGCTCCCAGCACAC GTACTGCACGGATTGGTACCCCAAGGCGGAGGCGTACGGCACATGCAACTGGTGCCTGAGGGCAGGGCAAGgaagcggcgacggcggcggcgccgttCCTAGCCCGGTGATATCCACCTTCAAAGTGCCCGGCCGGCCTGTGCCGGCCGCTGACCGCATGGATGTCCCGGTTTGCAGCGGTGGCAGCAGATCGATGCCGGGGAAGGTCGCGGCTCGCGGCGACTTCACCGCGGAGCTGAACAAGCCTATCAAGAAGCAGCAACAGCGGCGGCGGCTCCTGCTGCAGCGGTCGGCGTCTGATCTGAGCAGTGGCGTCCGTGCCAACCGCGGCGCCGGGCCGCCCTCTCCTGGCGTCGCCCGGGGAAGACCGAGGGTTAGGAGGTACAAGCTCTTGGAAGAGGTCATCAGTAGCTAG